In the Malaya genurostris strain Urasoe2022 chromosome 1, Malgen_1.1, whole genome shotgun sequence genome, one interval contains:
- the LOC131426619 gene encoding zinc finger protein 117-like gives MVHSGNSERFSCILNKITRSKMEFFLQRDGILKEEQPENSPAAFSPSSDPTIDSLLKLEHEIGNEGFLTRHMSIHRNEGKYKCEVCGKAWNNCTSLTKHKRIHTNEKFKCTICGKDYTTKYDFSKHMKIHLDDYEHKCDVCGKGFISKSRLKDHKNIHTGERPYECAICGKDFHRKKKLSVHMRLHTSERPFKCT, from the exons atggtcCATAGCGGGAATAGCGAACGTTTCTCttgtatattgaataaaatcacACGAAG TAAAATGGAATTTTTCCTTCAACGAGATGGGATACTAAAAGAGGAACAACCCGAAAACAGTCCTGCAGCCTTTTCCCCATCGTCCGATCcaacaatcgattccctactaaAGCTCGAACATGAGATTGGTAATGAGGGATTCCTAACTAGACACATGTCTATTCACCGAAATGAGGGCAAATATAAATGTGAAGTGTGTGGCAAAGCCTGGAATAATTGTACTAGCCTCACGAAACACAAACGCATTCATACGAACGAGAAGTTTAAATGCACCATATGCGGGAAAGATTATACCACTAAGTATGATTTCAGCAAacacatgaaaattcatttggatgattacgAGCATAAGTGTGATGTGTGCGGCAAAGGATTCATCTCTAAATCGCGTTTGAAAgaccacaaaaatattcacaccgGTGAACGGCCTTACGAATGCGCTATATGCGGAAAAGACTTTCATCGTAAAAAGAAACTTTCTGTACACATGCGACTTCACACAAGCGAGCGACCGTTCAAATGCACG TGA
- the LOC131428717 gene encoding gastrula zinc finger protein XlCGF57.1-like codes for MLGAIQKQERPLGNLKSETSIQTADFTRPYKCHICDKRYIYKRGLARHIVLHRKERPFGCDICGKRFLLKQYIDKHMLVHTRNYQHVCDVCGKGFCSITYLTEHKVRHTGERPHKCNKCDKDFSRKNELKLHLLDHTENCLYKCDLCDKKFLNKGHFVSHIRVHSGERPFSCNICGRDYPEQVQLTAHMSVHTGKFQHTCDVCGKGYNTTHLLRKHMVKHVTMPSDSKQSLPEIKVRNDGESNNQQLVHQCELCGKRFQRKSYLARHYQAHSDSLSVSCDICDKKFSSKNSLTIHMFTHTGNHRFKCDVCGKGFTANCNLMSHKRVHTGERPFECTVCGKTFQLKSNLNAHKFIHSDERQFKCNICDKDFTHKQILNRHMFIHTGEFQHKCNECGKGFVAAATLRKHMLKHADGSLRSKKGIDRDEKLPDPGTTKQEVFE; via the exons ATGCTTGGGGCAATCCAGAAACAAGAGCGTCCGCTTGGTAACCTCAAGTCGGAAACTTCCATACAAACCGCCGATTTCACAAGACCATACAAATGCCACATTTGTGATAAACGATACATTTATAAGAGGGGTCTTGCCAGGCATATCGTGCTCCATCGTAAAGAACGCCCCTTCGGTTGCGATATCTGCGGCAAAAGATTTCTCTTGAAGCAATACATTGATAAGCACATGCTTGTTCATACAAGAAATTATCAGCATGTTTGTGATGTGTGCGGCAAAGGATTCTGTTCAATTACCTACTTGACGGAGCACAAGGTCCGCCACACCGGCGAGCGACCGCATAAGTGTAACAAATGTGACAAAGATTTCTCACGTAAAAATGAGCTGAAATTGCACCTGTTGGATCATACGGAAAATTGTTTGTACAAGTGCGATTTGTGTGACAAAAAATTTCTCAACAAGGGACATTTTGTCAGTCACATACGGGTACATAGCGGCGAACGACCCTTCAGTTGTAATATCTGCGGCAGAGATTATCCTGAGCAAGTTCAGCTGACCGCTCATATGTCCGTTCATACTGGCAAATTTCAGCACACCTGTGATGTGTGTGGCAAAGGCTATAACACCACACATCTATTGCGAAAACACATGGTGAAACATGTCACCATGCCATCGGACAG CAAACAATCGTTACCAGAGATCAAAGTGCGGAACGATGGGGAATCCAACAATCAACAATTAGTGCATCAATGTGAATTGTGTGGAAAACGATTTCAACGTAAAAGCTACCTTGCCCGACACTATCAGGCACACAGTGACAGCTTGTCAGTCAGTTGTGATATCTGTGACAAAAAATTCTCCAGCAAGAATAGCTTAACCATCCACATGTTCACCCACACGGGTAATCATCGGTTCAAATGTGATGTGTGCGGTAAAGGATTCACTGccaattgtaacttgatgtctCACAAACGTGTTCATACCGGTGAGCGGCCTTTCGAATGCACCGTTTGTGGAAAAACTTTTCAACTCAAGTCGAACTTGAATGCGCACAAGTTCATTCATTCGGACGAGCGGCAATTTAAATGTAACATCTGCGACAAAGATTTTACCCATAAACAGATTCTGAACAGGCACATGTTTATTCATACCGGTGAATTCCAGCAcaaatgtaatgaatgtggTAAAGGGTTTGTGGCTGCTGCAACCTTGAGGAAACACATGCTTAAACATGCGGACGGGTCCCTACGCAG CAAGAAAGGAATTGATAGGGACGAAAAACTACCAGATCCAGGCACAACCAAACAGGAAGTCTTCGAGTAA
- the LOC131426618 gene encoding gastrula zinc finger protein XlCGF57.1-like, whose amino-acid sequence MQVNETLQNHVGECSEIPEMEQKAYNSIPLNKIFQSEMESHHAQDVPLIKEEPPNSPEAVTPPEMNFPTNHQCQICGKHFARKSFFDKHILKHDEEDNLFSSELTGTGVNPFKCTVCGGGFSSETELKGHMTTHGKDFLTDSEDLKNHERIPTDTEKYQYNCGQCGKGFRYCSGLKNHELIHGTIRPLVCVICDQRFNYKHNLKEHMRRHTGERPFKCTICGKDFCTNAHLTSHMYTHNGVHKHTCSACDKGFSNKSRLNAHELTHTGERPFKCTVCEKQFFTNQALTGHMSVHTGDYRYKCDVCGKGYPTITFLKTHERTHTGERPYKCTVCGKDFSGKRALNVHMPTHGTEYQYKCDVCGKGFHFSSNFRNHERVHKSERPFKCTTCDKAYSCRKFLVRHLQTHTEERLYKCPICEKNLSNKRTLAEHISAHGTEYLYKCGVCGRGFHCNSNIRRHERIHRGERPYKCDICGKDFRCKNYFEVHKRLHAGERPFRCTVCGKDYPTNARLNSHMLIHKGEYLHKCDVCGKGFMNRSHLEVHGYTHTGERPYKCTMCSKGFTRECYLAAHMKTHRDERE is encoded by the exons ATGCAGGTGAATGAAACTTTACAAAACCATGTTGGTGAATGCAGTGAAATACCCGAGATGGAACAAAAAGCTTACAATTCCATTCCATTGAACAAAATTTTCCAAAG TGAAATGGAATCTCACCATGCACAAGACGTGCCACTTATTAAGGAAGAACCACCAAATAGCCCAGAAGCAGTAACTCCCCCGGAAATGAATTTTCCAACGAATCATCAATGTCAGATCTGTGGCAAACATTTCGCCCGGAAGAGTTTTTTTGACAAACACATATTGAAGCATGATGAAGAAGATAATCTTTTCAGTAGCGAACTTACTGGTACTGGTGTCAACCCGTTCAAATGCACTGTATGCGGGGGAGGTTTCAGCAGTGAAACAGAGCTAAAAGGGCACATGACTACCCATGGCAAGGACTTTTTGACGGATTCCGAAGACTTGAAGAACCACGAACGCATTCCTACTGACACGGAAAAATATCAATATAATTGTGGTCAGTGTGGTAAAGGTTTTCGTTACTGTTCAGGCTTGAAGAACCACGAACTCATTCATGGGACCATTCGGCCACTGGTTTGTGTCATATGTGACCAACGTTTCAATTACAAACATAATCTAAAGGAACACATGCGTCGTCATACTGGCGAGCGACCATTCAAATGTACCATTTGTGGTAAAGATTTCTGCACTAACGCTCATCTCACCAGTCACATGTATACGCATAATGGTGTTCACAAGCATACGTGTTCTGCGTGCGACAAAGGATTCAGTAACAAGTCACGATTGAATGCCCACGAACTTACTCATACTGGAGAACGACCTTTCAAATGTACCgtttgcgaaaaacaatttttcaccaatcAAGCTCTTACTGGCCATATGTCTGTTCACACGGGTGATTATCGGTACAAGTGCGACGTATGTGGCAAAGGATACCCCACTATCACATTTCTAAAGACACACGAACGTACTCACACTGGTGAACGGCCGTACAAGTGCACTGTATGCGGAAAAGATTTTTCCGGTAAACGTGCTCTCAATGTGCACATGCCCACTCACGGAACCGAGTATCAATACAAGTGTGATGTCTGTGGTAAAGGATTTCATTTTAGTTCAAACTTTAGAAACCATGAGCGCGTTCATAAAAGCGAACGGCCGTTCAAATGCACCACATGTGATAAAGCTTACAGTTGCCGGAAATTCCTTGTGAGGCACCTACAGACTCACACAGAAGAGCGGTTGTACAAATGTCCTATATGCGAAAAAAATCTTTCCAATAAACGTACTCTTGCTGAACACATATCTGCTCACGGCACCGAGTATCTGTATAAGTGCGGAGTGTGTGGTAGAGGTTTTCATTGTAATTCAAATATCAGAAGACACGAACGCATCCATAGAGGCGAGCGACCGTACAAGTGCGACATCTGTGGGAAGGATTTTCGAtgcaaaaattatttcgaagttCACAAGCGGCTTCATGCAGGCGAGCGACCCTTCAGATGCACCGTATGCGGAAAAGATTACCCCACTAACGCTCGTCTAAACAGCCACATGCTAATTCATAAGGGTGAATACCTGCACAAATGCGATGTGTGTGGCAAAGGATTCATGAACCGATCGCACCTGGAAGTACACGGATACACTCATACCGGAGAGCGGCCTTATAAATGCACCATGTGTAGCAAAGGTTTCACACGCGAATGCTACCTTGCCGCACACATGAAGACTCATCGCGACGAGCGAGAGTGA